From Pseudomonas sp. stari2, a single genomic window includes:
- a CDS encoding LysR family transcriptional regulator — translation MKARSDELQIFVCVIECGSISAAAEQVGQTPSAVSRTLSRLEAKLDTTLINRTTRRMDLTEEGKYFFEQAKLILDQMDQLEERLSSRQQTPSGRLRINAASPFMLHAIVPYIDEFRRLYPDIQLELNSNDLIIDLLEQSTDVAIRIGTLADSTLHARSLGCSPLLIVASPAYLEKHGAPLQVADLSEHTLLGFTQNEGLNQWPLRYVHGDRWPITPAISASSGETVRHLALEGQGIACLSHFMTIDDIRAGRLKVLLAEFNSGYRQPINAVYYRNSQLALRIQCFLDFIQSKLAAYASADFKG, via the coding sequence GTGAAAGCCAGATCCGATGAGTTGCAGATTTTCGTCTGCGTGATCGAATGCGGTTCGATCTCCGCCGCCGCCGAGCAGGTCGGACAGACGCCGTCGGCGGTCAGCCGCACGCTGTCGCGGCTGGAAGCCAAGCTCGATACCACGCTGATCAACCGCACCACCCGGCGCATGGACCTGACCGAGGAGGGCAAGTATTTCTTCGAACAGGCCAAGCTGATCCTCGACCAGATGGATCAACTCGAAGAGCGCCTGTCTTCACGTCAACAGACGCCATCGGGGCGACTGCGAATCAACGCCGCGTCGCCGTTCATGCTCCACGCCATCGTGCCGTACATCGACGAATTCCGTCGGCTGTACCCGGACATCCAGCTCGAACTCAACAGCAATGACCTGATCATTGACCTGCTGGAACAAAGCACCGACGTCGCCATCCGCATCGGCACCCTTGCCGATTCGACGTTGCATGCCCGGTCGCTCGGCTGCAGTCCGCTGTTGATCGTCGCCAGTCCCGCGTATCTGGAAAAGCACGGTGCGCCGCTCCAGGTCGCCGATCTGAGTGAACACACCTTGCTCGGCTTCACCCAGAACGAAGGCCTCAACCAATGGCCGTTGCGTTACGTGCACGGCGATCGCTGGCCGATCACCCCGGCGATCAGCGCCTCCAGCGGCGAGACGGTTCGGCATCTGGCGCTGGAGGGCCAGGGCATTGCCTGCCTCTCGCATTTCATGACTATCGACGACATTCGCGCCGGGCGCCTCAAGGTGTTGCTGGCGGAATTCAACAGCGGCTATCGCCAGCCGATCAACGCGGTGTACTACCGCAACTCACAACTGGCGCTGCGCATCCAGTGCTTCCTGGATTTCATCCAGAGCAAACTGGCGGCTTACGCCAGCGCTGATTTCAAAGGCTGA